A section of the Pseudomonas prosekii genome encodes:
- the catC gene encoding muconolactone Delta-isomerase — protein MLFHVKMTVKLPVDMDPQKAARLKADEKELAQRLQSEGKWRHLWRIAGHYANFSVFDVESVEALHDTLMQLPLFPYMDIEVTGLCRHPSSIHEDDR, from the coding sequence ATGCTCTTCCACGTAAAAATGACGGTGAAGCTTCCCGTCGACATGGACCCACAGAAAGCCGCGCGTTTGAAAGCCGACGAAAAGGAACTGGCGCAGCGTTTACAGAGTGAAGGCAAATGGCGGCACCTCTGGCGTATCGCTGGTCACTACGCCAACTTCAGTGTTTTTGACGTCGAAAGCGTTGAGGCTTTGCATGACACGCTCATGCAATTGCCGCTGTTCCCGTACATGGATATCGAAGTGACCGGGCTCTGCCGCCATCCTTCATCGATCCATGAAGACGATCGTTAG
- a CDS encoding magnesium transporter CorA family protein yields MIEGYCIQQGILCQAPGDQASVWLCVAPDASEQSFLRERLGVGDQALESSLDPDEVARIEIKPDHLFLIWKRPESFDGRAFNVSSFGVVLSEQRLVVICASNSLLEGLESGSALSGPLDVLMALLAESVHHYLGHLRVVKQVAREVQQQFNRAMDNQQLVQMYNLSESLVYYVNAIQSNGAVLALLRSHGQRHGFSPSQVDSLNDLIIENEQSYQQAKIHAKVFANLIEARGNLANNGMNLALRNLTLINVVFLPLNLIASIGGMSEFSMMTSAFPWWVSFPMLLVCMALLGGGMAAALRRMA; encoded by the coding sequence ATGATCGAAGGCTACTGCATTCAGCAAGGCATCCTGTGCCAGGCACCGGGCGATCAGGCCAGCGTCTGGCTGTGCGTTGCACCCGATGCCAGCGAGCAATCGTTCCTGCGGGAACGATTGGGTGTCGGCGATCAGGCATTGGAGTCGTCCCTGGACCCGGACGAAGTCGCGCGAATCGAAATCAAGCCAGATCATCTGTTCCTGATCTGGAAGCGCCCGGAAAGTTTCGATGGCCGGGCGTTCAACGTATCGTCCTTCGGTGTGGTGCTGAGCGAGCAGCGACTGGTGGTGATTTGCGCGAGCAACTCGCTCCTCGAAGGTCTGGAAAGCGGCTCAGCGCTGAGCGGGCCATTGGACGTGCTGATGGCGCTATTGGCTGAAAGCGTCCACCACTATCTGGGCCACTTGCGCGTTGTCAAACAGGTGGCGCGCGAAGTGCAGCAGCAGTTCAACCGCGCCATGGATAACCAGCAACTGGTGCAGATGTACAACTTGAGCGAAAGCCTCGTGTACTACGTGAACGCCATTCAGAGTAACGGCGCAGTGCTCGCCCTGCTGCGCAGCCATGGCCAGCGCCACGGTTTCTCCCCGAGCCAGGTGGACTCGCTCAACGACCTGATCATCGAGAACGAGCAAAGCTACCAACAGGCGAAAATCCACGCCAAGGTCTTCGCCAACCTCATCGAAGCGCGTGGCAATTTGGCCAACAACGGTATGAACCTGGCGCTGCGCAATCTGACCCTGATCAACGTGGTGTTCCTGCCACTCAACCTGATCGCCAGCATTGGCGGCATGTCCGAGTTCAGCATGATGACCAGCGCGTTTCCGTGGTGGGTTTCGTTCCCGATGCTGCTGGTCTGCATGGCCCTGCTCGGCGGCGGCATGGCCGCAGCCTTAAGGCGGATGGCCTGA
- a CDS encoding muconate cycloisomerase family protein — MTAARIERLETIIVDLPTIRPHKLAMHTMQGQTLVILRLLCSDGIEGIGEATTIGGLAYGNESPESIKTNLDSYFAPLLIGQNAENINAAMQRLDKAIKGNTFARSAVETALLDAQGKRLGLPVSELLGGRVRDALEVAWTLASGDTAKDIQEAEHMLELRRHRIFKLKIGANVLERDLAHVVAIKKALGDRASVRVDVNQYWSESQAIKGCQILGENGIDLIEQPISRINRGGQIRLNQRSPAPIMADESIECVEDAFSLAADGAASIFALKIAKNGGPRAVLRTAHIAQAAGIALYGGTMLEGTVGTLASAHAFITLEQLQWQTELFGPLLLTEEIVTEAPVYRDFHLHVPATPGLGLTLDEERLARFRRR; from the coding sequence ATGACAGCAGCCCGGATCGAGCGCCTAGAGACGATCATCGTCGACTTGCCCACCATTCGCCCGCACAAGTTGGCCATGCATACCATGCAGGGGCAAACCCTGGTCATTCTTCGCCTGCTTTGCAGTGATGGTATTGAGGGCATTGGCGAAGCGACGACTATCGGTGGGCTGGCTTACGGCAATGAAAGTCCGGAGAGCATCAAGACCAACCTCGACAGCTACTTTGCTCCGTTGTTGATTGGCCAGAATGCCGAAAACATCAATGCCGCCATGCAGCGTCTGGACAAGGCCATCAAAGGCAACACGTTTGCCCGCTCAGCCGTGGAAACGGCGCTGCTGGATGCTCAAGGCAAGCGCCTGGGTTTGCCTGTCAGCGAACTTTTGGGTGGGCGCGTGCGCGACGCACTTGAAGTGGCCTGGACGCTGGCCAGTGGTGACACGGCCAAAGACATTCAGGAAGCCGAGCACATGCTCGAACTGCGTCGTCACCGCATCTTCAAACTGAAGATCGGCGCCAACGTGCTGGAGCGCGATCTTGCTCATGTGGTCGCGATCAAGAAAGCCCTCGGCGACCGCGCGAGCGTGCGGGTCGACGTCAACCAGTACTGGAGCGAATCTCAGGCGATCAAAGGGTGCCAAATCCTCGGCGAAAACGGCATTGATCTGATCGAGCAACCTATCTCCCGGATCAATCGCGGCGGGCAGATCCGCCTCAACCAGCGCAGCCCGGCGCCCATTATGGCTGACGAATCCATTGAATGTGTCGAGGACGCATTCAGTCTCGCCGCCGATGGCGCGGCGAGTATTTTCGCCCTCAAGATCGCCAAAAACGGTGGACCTCGCGCTGTCCTGCGCACCGCCCATATCGCACAGGCGGCCGGCATTGCGCTGTATGGCGGCACGATGCTGGAGGGCACCGTCGGCACGCTGGCATCGGCCCATGCCTTCATCACGCTTGAGCAATTGCAGTGGCAAACCGAACTGTTCGGGCCGCTGCTGCTGACCGAAGAAATCGTCACCGAAGCACCGGTCTACCGCGACTTCCACTTGCATGTTCCGGCTACACCAGGCCTGGGACTGACCCTCGACGAAGAACGGCTGGCCCGCTTCCGTCGCCGCTAA
- a CDS encoding phage/plasmid replication domain-containing protein yields MFYDWIKASQDYSFDLRKVGNILLRRVDAESNEVLSESAPPFHAEGSYCTTFKINVCGRRLTVDGNSSRINRLDNVFGIERLDDNMKVINAVLADWDLPPLTKCTKVEHLQNGGSLTDGAVFHRLDLTDNFSVGKGNERAFLRGISSQRFRNSIGYLYPDGNTTVWTPKGGEKAGRLVYPGNYNKAAELEAHLLPKVKKTYGEDSDEYTYVRDLRDWCASVGMVRSEIKLRSEFLKRERLCHWGLFDEDRLRHIHRDFLTVGDRMKVTAMDITSISEQLLAENICDSMQAAGRTAGYAYEWMNGKKFDLTKSAVKVHRARLRQIGIDIKLPFDSSRHGVVFLRNVREVERNFELGMPSFYRPASIPGRLRLVAA; encoded by the coding sequence ATGTTTTACGACTGGATCAAGGCATCTCAGGATTACTCCTTCGACCTTCGAAAGGTAGGCAACATTCTCCTTCGTCGTGTAGATGCTGAAAGCAATGAGGTTCTCAGTGAGTCCGCTCCTCCGTTTCATGCAGAGGGTAGCTACTGCACTACCTTCAAGATCAACGTTTGTGGTCGTCGATTAACTGTTGATGGTAATTCCTCACGTATTAATCGACTTGACAACGTTTTTGGCATTGAACGCCTCGATGACAATATGAAGGTCATTAATGCAGTTCTCGCTGACTGGGATCTACCTCCACTGACTAAATGCACAAAAGTCGAACATCTTCAAAATGGAGGTTCCCTTACAGACGGCGCTGTTTTTCACCGTCTTGATTTAACTGACAATTTTTCAGTAGGGAAGGGGAATGAACGAGCTTTCTTACGCGGCATATCTAGTCAGCGCTTTCGTAACTCCATTGGTTATTTGTATCCGGACGGAAACACCACTGTTTGGACTCCTAAAGGTGGTGAGAAAGCAGGTCGTTTGGTGTATCCAGGAAACTATAATAAGGCCGCTGAATTAGAAGCGCACTTACTCCCTAAAGTTAAAAAAACTTATGGCGAGGATTCGGACGAATATACATATGTGCGAGATTTAAGAGATTGGTGCGCATCTGTAGGCATGGTTCGTTCTGAAATCAAGTTGAGATCAGAATTTTTAAAGCGTGAGCGCCTTTGCCATTGGGGCCTTTTTGACGAAGACAGACTGCGGCATATACACCGCGACTTTTTAACTGTAGGCGACCGAATGAAGGTGACCGCCATGGACATTACTAGCATTTCTGAACAGCTGTTAGCTGAGAACATTTGTGATTCTATGCAAGCTGCGGGACGTACTGCGGGTTATGCGTATGAGTGGATGAATGGAAAGAAGTTCGACCTCACAAAGTCTGCTGTTAAGGTGCATCGCGCTCGTCTACGACAAATTGGTATTGATATTAAGTTGCCTTTTGACAGCTCGCGTCATGGCGTTGTTTTTCTTCGCAATGTACGGGAAGTTGAACGTAATTTCGAACTCGGCATGCCTTCGTTTTATCGACCAGCCTCGATACCTGGTCGTCTAAGATTGGTGGCTGCATGA
- a CDS encoding epoxide hydrolase family protein: MQPQPFRIAIAEDAITDLHNRLNRTRWLTGIEGQGWSEGTDLAFLQSLITYWTDTFDWRTQESQLNQLPHYLAQVHEQTVHFIHQPGTGPAPIPLILTHGWPGSFVEMQRLIPLLADPASHGGDAADAFDVVVPSLPGYAFSPAPQHKGVGPYEVAGLWAALMQGLGYARFGAQGGDLGAGVSTWLGRRFPDRVSGIHLNYVPGSYRPPLGPDQPPITADEQAFLDRSATFADAEGAYARLHGTKPQSLAIGLNDSPAGLAAWLVEKFQAWTDCSGDLQHAINLDALLTNISVYWFTGSIGSSLRPYVEGRNRPLTFAAGERVQPPIGVALFPAELPMPPRSWVERCFDVQRWTTMPKGGHFAAMEQPQLLAEDIRAFFRPLR; this comes from the coding sequence ATGCAGCCTCAACCCTTCAGGATTGCCATCGCCGAAGACGCCATCACCGACTTGCACAATCGGCTGAACCGCACCCGCTGGCTGACCGGGATCGAAGGCCAAGGCTGGAGCGAAGGCACTGACCTGGCGTTTCTCCAATCGCTGATCACTTACTGGACCGACACCTTCGACTGGCGCACGCAAGAATCGCAACTCAACCAACTCCCGCACTACCTCGCCCAAGTCCATGAGCAAACCGTGCATTTCATCCACCAACCGGGCACCGGCCCCGCGCCAATTCCGCTGATTCTCACCCACGGCTGGCCGGGTTCTTTTGTCGAGATGCAGCGCCTTATCCCACTGCTCGCCGACCCGGCCAGCCATGGCGGCGATGCGGCTGATGCCTTTGACGTGGTGGTGCCGTCGCTGCCGGGGTACGCCTTCTCCCCTGCTCCGCAGCACAAAGGCGTCGGGCCGTATGAGGTCGCCGGGCTATGGGCGGCGCTGATGCAGGGTTTGGGTTATGCGCGATTTGGCGCGCAGGGCGGCGACCTGGGAGCCGGCGTCTCGACGTGGCTGGGCCGGCGTTTTCCCGATCGGGTCAGCGGCATTCATCTGAACTATGTACCCGGCTCCTATCGTCCGCCGCTTGGTCCTGATCAACCGCCGATTACTGCAGACGAACAAGCCTTTCTCGACCGCTCGGCGACGTTCGCTGATGCCGAAGGTGCTTACGCCAGGCTGCACGGGACCAAACCGCAATCGCTGGCCATCGGTCTCAACGATTCGCCGGCCGGACTGGCGGCGTGGCTGGTCGAGAAATTCCAGGCGTGGACCGACTGTTCCGGCGACCTGCAACACGCCATCAATCTCGACGCGTTGCTGACCAACATCAGCGTTTATTGGTTCACCGGCAGCATCGGTTCGTCGCTGCGCCCGTATGTCGAAGGTCGAAACCGGCCGCTGACATTTGCCGCCGGGGAACGCGTGCAGCCACCGATTGGTGTTGCGCTGTTTCCCGCCGAGCTGCCAATGCCGCCGCGCAGTTGGGTCGAGCGCTGCTTCGATGTGCAACGCTGGACGACGATGCCCAAGGGCGGCCATTTCGCTGCGATGGAACAACCGCAGCTACTTGCCGAAGACATCCGCGCGTTCTTTCGCCCGTTACGCTGA
- a CDS encoding RimK family protein produces the protein MSAVQPNVNEVLDKSERSTISLVEEPPSTGRLSSQLLILVERKEDWASYLPSESLMLAQDYLEHSDDFAGRTQVINLCRNYKYLGQGYYCSLLAEARGHKVLPSVRIISELSRKALYGVGLDDLERTLERALANHPYGNTEAFTLSLYFGKATIDSLQEIGRQLFEAFPCPILLVEFRRGETWQIAGIKPGALHKLRDDQQHVFANALDAFNRRTWRQPASKRMARYDLAILQDPDEALPPSNALALERFVETGKQLGIDVELIEKKDYARLAEFDALFIRETTRVDDHTYRFAKRAESEGLVVIDDPSSILRCTNKVYLTDLLKRRGLGMPATEILYKDRPQELEQAGRRLGFPLVLKIPDGCFSRGVVKVADAQALASAAQQLFEHSVLLLAQEYCYTEYDWRVGVLNGEALFACQYFMSKGHWQIYNHKAVPGEINGLCKAVPVEQAPPEVVQLAVDTARLIGNGLYGVDLKQAGGRVLVIEVNDNPNLDAGTEDGVLGDELYRRVLQAFIQRLELKHRGQAW, from the coding sequence ATGTCAGCGGTGCAACCCAACGTGAACGAAGTATTGGACAAATCGGAACGTTCCACAATATCCCTCGTAGAGGAACCTCCCAGCACGGGGCGCTTGAGCAGCCAGCTGCTGATCCTCGTCGAACGCAAGGAAGACTGGGCCAGCTACCTGCCTAGCGAAAGCTTGATGCTGGCCCAGGATTACCTTGAGCACAGCGACGATTTCGCCGGTCGCACACAGGTCATCAACCTGTGCCGCAACTACAAATATCTCGGCCAAGGCTACTACTGCTCTTTGCTGGCCGAAGCCCGCGGGCACAAAGTGTTGCCGTCCGTGCGCATCATCAGCGAGCTGTCGCGCAAGGCGCTTTATGGGGTCGGTCTGGATGATCTGGAGCGCACCCTCGAGCGTGCGTTGGCCAACCATCCTTATGGCAATACCGAAGCTTTTACCCTGTCATTGTATTTCGGCAAAGCCACCATCGATTCACTGCAAGAGATTGGCCGGCAGCTCTTCGAGGCGTTCCCCTGCCCTATCCTGCTGGTCGAATTTCGCCGTGGCGAGACGTGGCAAATCGCTGGAATCAAACCGGGCGCACTGCACAAACTTCGTGATGATCAACAGCATGTTTTCGCCAACGCTCTGGACGCCTTCAACCGCCGCACGTGGCGTCAACCGGCGTCCAAACGCATGGCTCGATATGACTTGGCGATATTGCAAGATCCCGACGAGGCGCTGCCACCGTCGAACGCGTTGGCGCTGGAGCGATTTGTTGAAACCGGCAAGCAGCTTGGCATCGACGTCGAGCTGATCGAGAAAAAAGATTATGCGCGTCTGGCTGAATTCGACGCTTTGTTCATTCGCGAAACCACCCGCGTAGACGACCATACCTACCGTTTTGCCAAAAGAGCCGAGAGCGAAGGTCTGGTGGTCATCGATGATCCATCTTCCATCCTGCGTTGCACCAACAAGGTGTACCTGACAGACCTGCTCAAGCGCCGCGGTCTGGGCATGCCAGCCACGGAAATCCTCTACAAGGATCGACCTCAGGAACTGGAACAGGCAGGCCGTCGTCTGGGCTTTCCTCTGGTACTGAAAATCCCCGACGGCTGCTTCTCGCGTGGCGTGGTAAAAGTCGCCGATGCGCAGGCGCTGGCTTCGGCAGCGCAGCAATTGTTCGAGCATTCGGTGCTGCTGCTCGCTCAAGAATATTGCTACACAGAGTACGACTGGCGCGTCGGCGTACTGAACGGCGAAGCCCTATTTGCCTGCCAATACTTCATGTCCAAAGGGCATTGGCAAATTTACAACCACAAAGCCGTACCCGGCGAAATCAACGGTTTGTGCAAGGCCGTCCCGGTAGAACAAGCGCCACCGGAGGTTGTGCAACTGGCGGTGGACACGGCGCGATTGATCGGCAATGGCCTTTACGGCGTCGACCTCAAGCAGGCCGGAGGCCGCGTGTTGGTGATTGAAGTCAATGACAACCCCAACCTCGACGCGGGAACCGAAGACGGAGTATTGGGCGATGAACTGTATCGGCGTGTGCTTCAGGCATTCATCCAGAGGCTGGAGCTCAAACATCGCGGCCAGGCGTGGTAG
- a CDS encoding LysR family transcriptional regulator, giving the protein MRRFQALAETLNFSQTARRLNTAPPPLGRQIQ; this is encoded by the coding sequence ATCCGCCGTTTTCAGGCGTTGGCTGAAACACTCAATTTCAGCCAGACAGCCAGGCGCCTGAATACCGCCCCGCCGCCGCTTGGCCGGCAGATTCAGTAG
- a CDS encoding DUF2523 family protein, which translates to MTGFGDWLLSILQEILQFFVDAVVTIADWLYQALLDLISTSFIVGLISSAGELFTAIDPSVWYFLNIMQIPFGITVVSSAYLLRFLVRRIPFIG; encoded by the coding sequence ATGACTGGTTTTGGTGATTGGCTGTTATCCATCCTGCAAGAGATTTTGCAATTCTTTGTTGATGCTGTTGTTACTATCGCGGATTGGCTTTATCAAGCGCTTCTTGACCTTATTAGCACTAGCTTTATTGTTGGGCTTATTTCTAGCGCTGGCGAGTTGTTTACGGCTATAGACCCTTCGGTCTGGTATTTCCTTAACATTATGCAAATCCCTTTTGGGATCACCGTTGTTAGCAGCGCTTATCTTTTGCGTTTCCTTGTTCGTCGTATTCCGTTCATTGGGTGA
- a CDS encoding zonular occludens toxin domain-containing protein: MAIHAYVGKPGHGKSYGVVEHVIIPSLKQDRHVVTNIPLSIDDLLSTYGGNITQLPDNWFELDDLSEIIPPGSVAIIDECWRRWPAGKNVNQANLTDKSLLAEHRHRVDDKNNSMRVVLVTQDLAQISSWVRLLIETTYRIRKITKKTFKVDIYNGAVTGDAPSKTKLIRSTAGTFKSSVYSFYKSATQSNSGGVGDESSADGRSSILRSFGLWGALGSFVVCIVLGVFFVKKFFTTDQPGVKHPASVSAPKQSSAPAEPPISTTWRLVGFVHPSKPDASSKVVSEALALVADNNGNTRYISFSHCRYFPDFTEAYCLVDGFKITNWSLKKPNPITGGLIGSGL, translated from the coding sequence ATGGCTATTCATGCTTATGTTGGTAAACCTGGGCACGGTAAAAGTTATGGCGTTGTCGAGCACGTTATAATCCCTTCGTTGAAACAAGATAGGCATGTGGTCACAAACATACCTTTGTCCATTGATGATCTTCTGTCTACCTACGGGGGGAATATTACTCAATTGCCTGATAATTGGTTTGAGCTTGATGACCTTTCTGAAATTATTCCGCCTGGATCTGTCGCTATCATTGACGAATGTTGGAGGAGGTGGCCTGCGGGCAAAAATGTTAATCAGGCCAATCTTACTGACAAGTCCTTACTTGCTGAGCATAGGCATCGTGTCGATGATAAGAATAATTCGATGCGCGTTGTTCTTGTAACTCAAGACCTTGCTCAAATCTCGTCATGGGTGCGCCTTTTAATTGAGACTACATATCGGATTAGAAAGATCACGAAGAAAACTTTTAAAGTAGATATTTACAACGGCGCTGTCACTGGCGATGCGCCGTCAAAAACAAAATTAATAAGGTCTACAGCAGGCACTTTTAAGTCGTCCGTTTATTCTTTTTATAAATCTGCTACTCAATCAAACTCTGGTGGCGTGGGTGATGAGTCTTCTGCAGATGGCCGTTCAAGTATTCTGCGTTCATTTGGCTTATGGGGTGCGCTAGGTAGTTTTGTTGTTTGTATCGTCCTGGGCGTTTTTTTTGTCAAAAAGTTTTTTACTACCGATCAACCCGGTGTAAAGCATCCGGCTTCGGTTTCTGCTCCAAAACAATCCAGCGCACCTGCGGAGCCTCCAATTTCAACAACATGGCGGCTTGTTGGCTTTGTGCATCCTTCAAAGCCTGATGCATCTTCAAAGGTGGTGTCTGAGGCTCTTGCTTTAGTAGCGGATAACAACGGGAATACTCGGTATATTTCGTTTTCTCATTGCCGATATTTTCCAGATTTTACTGAGGCTTATTGTTTGGTTGACGGCTTCAAGATCACTAATTGGTCATTAAAAAAACCTAATCCTATTACAGGTGGGTTAATTGGGAGTGGTCTTTAG
- a CDS encoding helix-turn-helix domain-containing protein has product MGIGSRIRQERLRQNLDLKELAKLSGMPERTVADIEREISSPRADNLKKLIISLGCSADQIMFDDDEMTEDGDLALLVRELGKTEEETRQTVKRVIRAMLVQERVFELERIRAFDDAHKEENKNRQNLAMPLKRYEKNR; this is encoded by the coding sequence ATGGGTATCGGCAGCAGAATCAGGCAGGAGCGCCTAAGGCAGAACCTTGATCTGAAGGAGCTGGCGAAACTGAGCGGAATGCCAGAAAGGACGGTGGCCGACATTGAGCGCGAAATCTCAAGCCCTAGAGCCGACAACCTAAAAAAGCTGATCATCTCTCTAGGATGTTCTGCAGATCAGATCATGTTTGATGACGATGAAATGACTGAGGATGGCGACTTAGCACTGCTCGTCCGCGAGCTTGGAAAAACCGAGGAAGAGACACGTCAAACGGTAAAACGGGTGATCCGGGCCATGCTTGTTCAAGAGCGAGTATTTGAGCTGGAGCGTATCCGCGCATTTGATGACGCTCACAAGGAAGAAAACAAAAATCGTCAGAATCTCGCGATGCCGCTGAAGCGCTACGAGAAAAATCGGTAG
- a CDS encoding helix-turn-helix domain-containing protein, with amino-acid sequence MTVCNPLQVQAFNTADVAEQIRATPGWVQHYQQMSPGHFAGLVRYLDLQGVEIYEEHMNTRVEQNFSAPQGSLAFCFDRSDNSLYVLNGESRNIWITPENYQEIAVVFGPAFVQRHGLSVARLEGLFMSPLNCQQNALFSRWLSATLTRLNQTLDPPSREALTLQLLEDCLYILDNACVRLDRGGLQRRSEERSIMKRVGEWAADAPEETLNLLELSQVAGVPLRQLQHAFKAFTGMTPTHWLRLRRLNSAHRELLSRSPLETTVAEVAMNWSFWHLGRFSSSYHALFKELPSETLRRASRVN; translated from the coding sequence ATGACAGTGTGCAATCCGCTCCAGGTCCAAGCGTTCAACACCGCCGATGTCGCCGAACAAATCCGCGCCACACCCGGTTGGGTCCAGCATTACCAGCAGATGTCACCGGGGCATTTCGCCGGGTTGGTGCGTTACCTGGACTTGCAGGGCGTAGAGATTTACGAAGAACACATGAACACCCGGGTCGAGCAGAATTTCAGCGCGCCACAGGGTTCACTGGCGTTCTGTTTTGATCGCAGCGACAACTCGCTGTACGTGTTGAATGGTGAAAGTCGCAACATCTGGATCACCCCGGAGAACTATCAAGAGATCGCCGTGGTGTTTGGTCCGGCGTTTGTCCAGCGCCATGGCTTGAGTGTCGCGCGGCTGGAAGGCTTGTTCATGTCGCCGCTCAATTGTCAGCAAAACGCCTTGTTCAGTCGCTGGCTCAGCGCAACGCTGACACGGCTGAACCAGACACTCGATCCGCCGAGCCGCGAAGCGCTGACCCTGCAATTGCTGGAAGACTGTTTGTACATTCTCGACAACGCGTGTGTGCGTCTGGATCGCGGCGGTTTACAGCGGCGCAGCGAAGAGCGCTCGATCATGAAACGCGTCGGCGAATGGGCCGCCGATGCGCCGGAAGAAACCCTTAACCTGCTAGAGCTTTCGCAGGTTGCCGGCGTGCCGTTGCGGCAGTTGCAACATGCGTTCAAGGCGTTTACCGGCATGACCCCGACGCATTGGCTGCGCCTGCGCCGACTGAATAGCGCGCATCGCGAATTGCTCAGCCGCAGCCCCCTGGAAACGACCGTCGCCGAAGTGGCGATGAACTGGTCGTTCTGGCATTTGGGGCGGTTTTCCAGCAGCTACCACGCGCTGTTCAAGGAATTGCCGAGCGAAACGCTGAGACGTGCCAGCCGAGTTAACTGA
- a CDS encoding GNAT family N-acetyltransferase/peptidase C39 family protein encodes MLFNFRVAVLDDVDQLVALEQQCFTLDRLSQRNFHWMISRANSCLIVAEHQGQLAGYALLLFHRGTSLARLYSIAVSHAWRGHRLGQRLLEEAQTRALSRNCAWLRLEVRVDNPAAISLYEANGYQRFAVVEDYYEDHAEALRYEKRILRDAPPPTRQVPYYQQTTEFTCGAACLLMAMAAIDTSRPMSRKEEIQLWREATTVFMTAGHGGCSPQGLALAACRRGFEVRLLVSQLGSLFLDGVRRPEKKAIMKLVEEHFAEDLEQAGVITERTSNFDICAALEAGFKPVILISSYRFTRLKAPHWVLITGCDEEFVYLHDPDVDHSRQHKSIDCQHLPVSHEEFTRMSTFGSRRVRAAVMLRGG; translated from the coding sequence ATGCTTTTTAACTTTCGCGTTGCAGTGCTGGACGATGTCGATCAATTGGTGGCGTTGGAGCAGCAATGTTTCACGCTCGACCGGCTGAGCCAGCGCAATTTTCACTGGATGATCAGCCGTGCCAATAGCTGTTTGATCGTCGCCGAGCACCAAGGGCAATTAGCCGGATATGCCTTGCTGCTGTTTCATCGCGGCACCTCGCTCGCGCGCCTCTATTCCATCGCTGTCAGCCATGCGTGGCGAGGCCATCGTCTGGGCCAGAGGCTGCTGGAAGAGGCACAAACGCGTGCGCTCTCGCGCAATTGCGCTTGGTTGCGGCTGGAGGTAAGAGTCGATAATCCGGCAGCCATTAGCCTGTATGAGGCCAACGGGTACCAGCGCTTCGCGGTGGTGGAGGACTACTACGAAGACCATGCCGAAGCGCTGCGCTACGAAAAGCGAATCCTGCGTGACGCTCCGCCGCCGACCCGCCAGGTTCCCTATTATCAACAAACCACCGAATTCACCTGCGGGGCTGCCTGTTTGCTGATGGCGATGGCGGCCATCGACACCAGCCGACCGATGAGCCGCAAGGAAGAAATTCAGCTTTGGCGCGAGGCGACTACGGTTTTCATGACTGCAGGACACGGTGGCTGCAGCCCTCAAGGCCTGGCACTGGCGGCCTGTCGGCGCGGTTTTGAAGTACGCCTTTTGGTTAGCCAATTGGGCTCGCTGTTTCTCGACGGTGTCCGCCGTCCGGAGAAAAAAGCCATCATGAAACTGGTGGAAGAGCACTTCGCAGAGGATCTGGAGCAAGCGGGCGTCATCACCGAGCGAACGTCCAATTTCGACATCTGCGCAGCGCTTGAGGCTGGATTCAAACCCGTGATACTGATCAGCAGTTACCGATTCACCCGTCTCAAAGCGCCGCATTGGGTACTGATCACCGGTTGCGACGAGGAGTTCGTGTACCTGCACGATCCGGATGTGGATCACAGCCGACAGCACAAGAGCATCGATTGCCAACACCTGCCAGTGAGTCACGAAGAGTTCACGCGTATGAGCACTTTCGGCTCTCGCCGTGTCAGGGCTGCGGTCATGCTGCGGGGCGGTTGA